The DNA sequence CCATTTCGGCGTAGTTCGGAAGCACCTCGTCGGATTTGCTGATGTCGGGAGGACAGAATGTAGCCGGATTGCATGCCGGAACCCTTGTGCCCGCCTGCGCATTTTCCTTGTGGCAAGGAGGTTCAGGACATGGCGGCGCGCGCATATTGGCAGGGGCAAATCAGGCTGGCGCTCGTGTCCATTCCCGTCGAAATCTACGCGGCCACCAAGTCCGGCGCCCAGATAGCCTTCCATCAGATTCACGAGCCAAGCGGCAAGCGCGTGCGCTACGAAAAAACCGTCCCCGGCCTTGGTCCGGTAAAGCCTGAGGACATTGTGAAAGGCTATGAAGTCAGCAAGGGCGACTATGTGCTGCTTCAGCCCGAGGAGATTGATGCGGTCAAGCTGGAGAGCAAGAAGACGCTCGAACTGACGCAATTTGTGGACGCTGACGAGATCGACGTTCTCTATTATGAGCGGCCCTATTATGTCGTGCCCGCGGATGATCTTGCCGAAGAAGCGTTCGTTGTCCTGCGTGAGGCATTGCGGCGCGCGAAAAAGGTTGGACTGGGCCAACTCGCGATGCGCGGACGGGAATATATCGTTTCGCTAAAGCCCTGCGGGCGGGGCATGGTGCTGGAGACGCTTCGCTATGCCGATGAGGTTAATCGTGCCCAGTCCTACTTCCGCGAAATTGAGGATGTGAAGCCCGATCCGGAACTGCTCGACCTTGCCGAAGCGCTCATTGAAAAGAAAACGGCGCCCTTCAAACCCGACAGCTTCCACGACCGTTATGTCGATGCGCTTGAGCGGCTGATCGAAAAAAAGAAGAAGGCGAAGGGGCGCCGCGTCATCGAGGATGATGATGAGGCCCCGGTCAAGCGCAGCGGAAACGTGATCGATTTGATGGCGGCGCTAAAGAAATCCGTCGATACTGGGACGAAAAGCACGGCCGCAAAGAAGCCGACCGCGCGGCGCACCGCCAGCACCAAGGCTACCACGCGCAAGCGGGCCTGACATATGGCCGAAGCCGACCCTCTGAAGGAATATAATCGCAAGCGCGATTTCACTCGAACGAAGGAACCGGCGGGAAAACGGACGCGCAAAAGCGGCAATAGCTTCATCGTGCAGAAGCATGACGCGACGCGTTTACATTATGATTTCCGGCTGGAAGTGGATGGTGTCCTGAAAAGCTGGGCGGTGACACGCGGCCCCAGCCTTGATCCCGCCGACAAGCGGCTTGCCGTTCGCACGGAAGATCATCCGCTATCCTATGCGAGCTTTGAGGGCACGATCCCCAAGGGCGAATATGGCGGCGGCACCGTGATGCTGTGGGATGAGGGCAGTTGGGGGCCGGTCCCCGGGAAAAGTGCGAAGGATCTGGCGAAGGGCCATCTTCACTTCATTCTTCACGGCAAGCGAATGAAGGGCGAGTGGCTTCTGATCCGCCTGAAACCCCGGCCGGGCGAAGGAAAAAGGGAGAATTGGCTGCTCCGCAAGATCGATGATGCCTATGCTGGCCCCGCCGAGGATTTGGTCGGGCGGGAATTGACCAGCATCAAGACTGGCAGGACCATGGGCGAGATTGCCGCCAACGCGCCAGCCATTTCTCTAAAGGGCAAACGCGGAAAGGCTTTTGATGCCGCCATGGACCAAGCGAAGAGGGCGACGCCGGTTCAGCCTTCCGCAAAGCGCCGACAGGAAAAAGCACCGCCATTTCAAGCGCCGCAGCTCGCTACGCTGGTCGATGCTGTCCCTACGGGCAATGGTTGGCTGCATGAGATAAAATATGACGGTTATCGCACCTTGGTCAGTGTTTCCGGCAGCCGCGTTCAGCTGTTCACGCGCACTGGTCTCGACTGGACTGACCGCTTCGCCCCACTGGCGAAGGAAATTGGCGGCATGAACCTTCCGCCCATGCTGATCGATGGAGAAGTCGTCGCATTGGGGGGGGGGACGGAAATCCGGACTTTTCCACATTGCAGCAGGTGTTGAAGGGCGAGGGTAAAGGCGCCCTCCACCTCTTCGCCTTCGATCTTCTTTCAGTGGAAGGAGAGGATCTGACATGGCAGCCCAACATCTCCCGTAAGGAAAAGCTCGCGGCTCTGTTGGGTCAGGGTAGCGAGCATGTGCATTTTTCCGATCATATTATCGGCGCTGGCGAAAAGCTGTTCCGGACGATGTGCGAGGCTGGACAGGAAGGGATCATTTCCAAACGAGCGGATGCTCCTTATCGGGGCGCCCGAACGAAGAACTGGCTGAAGGTCAAATGCACCCGTCGGCAGGAATTTGTGGTTGTCGGATGGACTCCCAGTTCCGCAAGTGGACGTGCGCTCCGCAATATCCTCCTGGCGCAGAATGATGATCAGGGGCTCGCCTATGCAGGCAAGGTTGGCACGGGATTCAACGCGCGGAACAGTGATCAGCTGCTTCGCCAACTGAAAGCGCGAGTCCGCCAATCGCCTGCCTTGAACGTACCGCGCAGCGAAACACGCGGAGCGAAATGGGTCCGCCCTGACCTGGTCGCCGAAATCGCCTTCGCGGAGTTCACC is a window from the Sphingobium sp. Cam5-1 genome containing:
- the ku gene encoding non-homologous end joining protein Ku, with protein sequence MAARAYWQGQIRLALVSIPVEIYAATKSGAQIAFHQIHEPSGKRVRYEKTVPGLGPVKPEDIVKGYEVSKGDYVLLQPEEIDAVKLESKKTLELTQFVDADEIDVLYYERPYYVVPADDLAEEAFVVLREALRRAKKVGLGQLAMRGREYIVSLKPCGRGMVLETLRYADEVNRAQSYFREIEDVKPDPELLDLAEALIEKKTAPFKPDSFHDRYVDALERLIEKKKKAKGRRVIEDDDEAPVKRSGNVIDLMAALKKSVDTGTKSTAAKKPTARRTASTKATTRKRA